A genomic stretch from Schaalia odontolytica includes:
- a CDS encoding recombinase family protein, translated as MATIGYARVSTREQATDAQEAELRAAGAQRVFIDHGVSSRLEHRPAWDACVEYLREGDILVVRALDRLAGSERIAIDVIRDLGKRGVRLRSLTEPFLDVDTSTPMGEAIIGIMAVLAQLRVATIRENTRRGLAHARAEGRVGGRRPRVTGDRLEAAAAMFQAGMTHKQIAAALGVHRSTVTRALAKHRDRS; from the coding sequence GTGGCGACCATTGGGTATGCGCGAGTGTCGACGCGAGAGCAGGCCACGGACGCGCAGGAAGCGGAGTTGCGGGCGGCCGGCGCGCAGCGGGTGTTCATTGACCACGGTGTGAGTTCTCGGCTCGAGCATCGGCCCGCGTGGGACGCGTGTGTGGAGTATCTGCGTGAGGGCGACATTCTTGTTGTACGCGCACTAGACCGGCTGGCTGGCTCGGAGAGAATCGCGATCGACGTGATCCGTGATCTGGGCAAGCGTGGGGTCCGGCTCCGGTCCCTGACCGAGCCGTTCCTGGACGTCGACACGTCCACGCCGATGGGTGAAGCAATCATTGGGATCATGGCCGTGCTGGCCCAACTACGGGTGGCGACGATTCGCGAGAATACGCGCAGAGGTCTCGCTCATGCGCGGGCTGAGGGGCGTGTTGGTGGGCGGCGGCCGCGGGTGACTGGGGATCGCCTGGAGGCGGCCGCGGCAATGTTTCAGGCGGGAATGACACATAAGCAGATTGCGGCCGCCTTAGGCGTGCATCGGTCAACGGTGACACGAGCACTCGCCAAGCATCGTGATAGATCCTAG
- a CDS encoding ATP/GTP-binding protein: MSTNITIADLNRPGAGGVTPLPRIHDYRGTSVQVCGLYPFVAGGTPPPVGVPLGRATDGTGAVCADPISWFQKGLISAPSAMVLGLNGLGKSSLIRRMVLGAEAFGIHSMVVGDVKGEYADVIDALGGQIIAIGHGKTGLNPLDGGNADEAAEMLRAAGYVREAQEVTEAAHERKKQLVCSLIQIIRRQAPTDREETIVDAAIRVLEETYLGTPTLADVLRVVQEGPEPLHAAALDKGKPGEYERLTNDLEASLQALLMGRFGSLFAAKKTVSMRMDASVVFDVSSLMYADEDLQAAVLLSCWSYGFATVEVTQVLADTGLIARQRYQLIMDELWRILRSSPGMVERVDALTRLNRTVGVGQIMITHSVADFQALPSVSDRQKAQGFIERSKMLFIGGVPPKEVRELRSVMAFSRREEALVSSWNAPGEYDPITGGSAAPIGRGKFLLKTSDAPAYPFQVDFTPVEYELSNTNKRW; this comes from the coding sequence ATGAGCACGAACATAACAATCGCAGATCTCAATCGACCTGGTGCTGGCGGTGTCACGCCACTTCCCCGCATTCACGACTATCGCGGCACGAGCGTCCAGGTGTGCGGCCTGTACCCATTTGTCGCGGGTGGGACCCCGCCACCTGTTGGTGTACCACTTGGGCGGGCGACGGACGGGACGGGCGCGGTGTGCGCCGACCCTATCAGCTGGTTTCAGAAAGGACTGATCTCCGCCCCATCTGCCATGGTCCTGGGACTAAACGGCTTGGGAAAATCCTCGCTGATTCGGAGAATGGTCCTGGGGGCCGAAGCATTCGGCATCCACTCCATGGTTGTCGGAGACGTCAAAGGTGAATACGCCGACGTCATCGACGCACTGGGTGGGCAAATCATCGCGATTGGACACGGGAAGACAGGCCTGAACCCATTGGACGGTGGTAATGCCGACGAAGCAGCGGAGATGTTGCGGGCAGCTGGGTACGTCCGCGAGGCCCAGGAAGTGACGGAAGCGGCTCACGAGCGCAAGAAACAGCTGGTGTGTTCGCTGATCCAGATTATTCGGCGGCAGGCACCCACTGATCGTGAGGAGACGATTGTTGATGCCGCTATCCGTGTCCTCGAGGAGACATATCTGGGTACGCCGACTCTCGCCGATGTTCTGCGGGTCGTCCAAGAGGGTCCTGAGCCGCTCCATGCGGCCGCCCTCGACAAAGGAAAACCTGGGGAATATGAGCGGTTGACCAATGACCTCGAGGCCTCACTCCAGGCGCTGCTCATGGGCCGCTTCGGCTCGCTGTTCGCAGCGAAGAAAACCGTATCCATGCGCATGGATGCTTCCGTTGTTTTCGATGTCTCCTCGCTCATGTACGCCGACGAGGACCTGCAAGCAGCGGTCCTACTGTCATGCTGGTCATACGGTTTTGCCACTGTCGAGGTCACCCAGGTTCTCGCCGACACGGGGCTGATCGCGCGTCAGCGCTATCAGCTCATCATGGATGAACTCTGGCGTATCCTTCGGTCCTCTCCCGGCATGGTCGAGCGCGTCGATGCGCTCACCCGCCTCAACAGGACTGTGGGAGTGGGCCAAATCATGATCACCCACTCCGTTGCCGATTTCCAGGCCTTACCGTCGGTCTCTGATCGACAGAAAGCCCAAGGGTTTATCGAGCGATCAAAGATGCTTTTCATTGGTGGTGTTCCCCCCAAAGAGGTACGCGAGCTCCGGTCGGTCATGGCGTTCTCACGCCGTGAGGAAGCCCTCGTGTCATCGTGGAACGCCCCTGGGGAGTATGACCCGATTACGGGGGGTAGTGCGGCCCCCATCGGCCGTGGGAAGTTCCTTCTTAAAACGTCGGACGCACCGGCGTACCCGTTCCAGGTCGACTTCACGCCGGTGGAATACGAGCTGTCGAACACGAACAAGAGGTGGTGA
- a CDS encoding DUF4913 domain-containing protein — MNEHDPYEGVPPIDVEPPGDLEDVAPADPSKDEPKLYYSSVYTFVEEFLTQIYDRSLGTGLTWCSEWWKHTEAVFYLTALWHSWEGLRASGELTAMATWSVQYLYPIMDRVLAENGPFKGCQPDERHRKGEHKDESAPHPGRVLPTTTPPPGLVDERP; from the coding sequence GTGAATGAGCATGACCCGTACGAGGGTGTCCCTCCGATCGACGTCGAGCCGCCCGGCGACCTCGAGGACGTAGCGCCCGCAGATCCCTCGAAGGACGAACCGAAGCTGTACTACTCGAGTGTGTACACGTTCGTCGAAGAATTCTTGACACAGATTTACGATCGGTCCCTCGGAACTGGTCTCACCTGGTGCAGTGAATGGTGGAAGCACACCGAGGCGGTCTTCTATCTCACTGCCCTGTGGCACTCATGGGAGGGCCTGCGAGCATCCGGCGAGCTCACGGCAATGGCCACCTGGTCCGTGCAGTATCTGTACCCGATCATGGATCGGGTCCTTGCTGAGAACGGGCCTTTCAAGGGGTGCCAGCCCGACGAGAGGCACCGAAAGGGCGAACACAAAGACGAGTCCGCACCTCACCCGGGTCGCGTGCTACCAACGACGACGCCGCCGCCCGGGCTCGTCGACGAGCGCCCGTAG
- a CDS encoding glutaredoxin family protein produces MMNPTPDTPMLTIYTTPNCPSCRLTRQALDRAGLTYEVIDLSGRPDLVEQLRSEGLLQAPVIDDGTSRSAGFRPDRIRAIVDAATPTRLTARGAQVHVSAPAAEAQAHRGRVL; encoded by the coding sequence ATGATGAACCCTACCCCGGATACCCCGATGCTTACGATCTACACGACACCGAACTGCCCGTCGTGTCGTCTCACGCGCCAGGCGTTGGATCGCGCTGGGCTCACCTATGAGGTGATTGACCTCAGTGGGCGCCCGGATCTCGTTGAGCAGCTGCGCAGTGAAGGGCTGTTGCAGGCTCCGGTCATAGATGACGGGACCTCGAGGAGCGCGGGTTTTCGCCCTGATCGGATTCGGGCGATTGTTGATGCCGCTACGCCGACGCGACTGACTGCTCGAGGAGCTCAGGTCCATGTGTCTGCTCCGGCTGCCGAGGCGCAGGCTCATCGAGGCAGGGTACTGTGA
- a CDS encoding SCO6880 family protein, which translates to MSTIGATETKIRTYGNWRHPRLAGLGKLSFAQTMALLALLIVSILVYGSFGLARAAVLLVSGLSVLGAMEIRDAHGVSIWNRGVERASFARRRRARRTVYRSGPIGTIPGGRARLPGLLSGSRISEHVDSYDRPFALIHHGNTHVSVIMGVAPAGIALVDQERIDQQVAHWGAWLADLGSEIGIVQASVCVETVPDTGGSLERQVNARLDANAPAIALSVVRDAVSQYRAGAAQLRCTVTLTFDTKRMSVKKRSTDQVAREIGTRLPYLTHSLEAAGTGPAHLLTAADVTRLVRVAYDPASEPLFEEATAAGQEMDMDWEDAGPIGAHAFFDSFRHDSGLSRTWVLTKAPTGVVQSGVLSKLVSISRDVERKRVTLLLRPIDAAMTGDIVERDMTTAAAAAGMSKKVTARAAREVAIARKNAQEEASGAGLVDFTVLVTATVTGDDLDDTAAAVASLASASKLRMRPAYGAQDSAFALSLPLGVVPSWQKVWSI; encoded by the coding sequence ATGAGCACGATCGGTGCAACAGAAACAAAGATACGCACGTACGGGAACTGGCGTCACCCCAGGTTGGCGGGCCTGGGAAAGCTGAGCTTCGCCCAGACGATGGCGCTGCTGGCACTGCTCATTGTGTCGATCCTCGTGTATGGATCGTTTGGTCTCGCGCGTGCAGCGGTCCTGCTGGTGTCGGGGCTGTCGGTACTCGGGGCAATGGAAATCAGGGATGCTCACGGCGTGAGCATCTGGAACCGAGGGGTGGAGCGTGCGTCGTTTGCTCGGCGTCGTCGAGCTCGACGCACCGTGTACAGGTCCGGCCCGATTGGCACCATCCCGGGTGGGCGGGCGCGCCTTCCCGGCCTGCTCTCAGGGTCTCGAATCAGCGAACATGTTGATTCGTACGATCGCCCGTTTGCCCTCATCCACCACGGCAACACTCACGTGAGCGTCATCATGGGGGTCGCGCCTGCAGGTATCGCGCTCGTTGATCAGGAGCGTATCGACCAACAGGTCGCACACTGGGGTGCCTGGCTTGCCGACCTGGGAAGTGAAATCGGCATCGTTCAGGCCAGTGTCTGCGTGGAGACGGTGCCCGATACGGGTGGCTCCCTCGAGCGCCAGGTGAACGCTCGCCTCGACGCAAATGCTCCGGCGATCGCTCTGAGCGTGGTGCGCGACGCTGTTTCACAGTATCGCGCGGGTGCAGCGCAACTGCGCTGCACAGTGACCCTCACCTTCGATACGAAGCGCATGAGCGTGAAGAAGCGCTCGACCGACCAGGTGGCCCGTGAGATCGGGACGCGCCTGCCCTACTTGACGCACTCGCTGGAAGCGGCCGGGACGGGGCCTGCCCACCTCCTCACAGCCGCAGACGTCACGCGTCTGGTACGTGTGGCATACGACCCGGCATCCGAACCGCTCTTCGAAGAAGCAACGGCCGCTGGCCAGGAGATGGACATGGACTGGGAGGACGCTGGCCCCATTGGAGCCCACGCTTTCTTCGATTCGTTCCGTCATGATTCGGGCCTGTCGCGCACGTGGGTACTGACTAAGGCGCCGACAGGAGTCGTGCAGTCGGGTGTCCTATCGAAACTGGTGTCAATCTCGCGGGACGTTGAGCGCAAGCGCGTCACCCTTCTGCTGCGGCCCATCGACGCCGCCATGACGGGTGACATCGTCGAACGCGATATGACGACAGCGGCCGCGGCGGCCGGCATGTCGAAGAAAGTCACGGCGCGCGCCGCGCGCGAGGTGGCAATCGCCAGGAAAAACGCGCAAGAAGAGGCCTCCGGCGCGGGCCTCGTGGACTTCACAGTCCTGGTTACTGCAACAGTGACGGGGGATGACCTCGACGACACAGCTGCGGCCGTCGCGTCGCTGGCGTCCGCATCGAAGTTGCGCATGCGGCCCGCCTACGGGGCGCAGGACTCAGCGTTCGCCCTCAGTCTACCGCTGGGTGTCGTTCCGTCGTGGCAAAAGGTGTGGTCGATATGA
- a CDS encoding C40 family peptidase, with product MPEEYQDAVWRAGQACDVVSPSLIAAQADHESAHTWDPRITSPAGATGISQFMPATWATHGRDGDGDGRADITSGSDSIYSQGLYMCELAQSIDSWLASGLVSGDRVDLTLAAYNAGPGAVRSWGGIPPYKETQGYVKSIREAQASFVETVTSEPSSDGTLLAQARTHLGTPYVWGGETGAGLDCSGLIVLSYAELGHPFPASVRTADQITKYSDAAPIARDQLTPGDIIGFSNVPGGHVHHIGVYAGTDAAGHPIMVHAPDVGGVVEETRLDTPYWQGMAWWPVRRPA from the coding sequence GTGCCTGAGGAATATCAGGACGCTGTCTGGCGTGCGGGCCAAGCGTGCGACGTTGTGTCGCCGTCGCTGATTGCTGCGCAGGCGGATCATGAGTCGGCACACACATGGGATCCGCGGATTACGAGCCCGGCCGGCGCGACGGGCATCAGCCAGTTCATGCCGGCCACGTGGGCAACGCATGGCCGCGACGGCGACGGCGACGGCCGCGCCGACATCACCAGCGGGTCTGATTCGATCTATTCGCAGGGCCTGTACATGTGCGAGCTCGCTCAGAGTATTGACTCCTGGCTTGCCTCCGGCCTCGTCTCAGGGGACCGCGTCGACCTGACTCTCGCGGCATATAACGCGGGGCCGGGCGCGGTGAGGTCTTGGGGCGGGATCCCTCCGTATAAGGAGACACAGGGGTATGTGAAGAGTATTCGTGAGGCGCAGGCTAGTTTCGTCGAGACAGTGACATCGGAGCCCTCGAGCGACGGAACTCTCCTTGCGCAGGCGCGTACCCACTTGGGTACTCCCTACGTGTGGGGTGGGGAAACAGGCGCTGGTTTGGACTGCTCGGGACTCATTGTGCTGTCTTATGCTGAGCTCGGTCACCCGTTCCCAGCATCGGTGCGCACGGCCGATCAGATCACCAAGTACTCTGATGCGGCACCGATTGCCCGCGACCAGCTCACACCCGGTGACATCATTGGCTTCTCGAACGTGCCGGGAGGCCACGTGCACCACATCGGAGTCTATGCCGGCACAGACGCGGCTGGGCACCCGATCATGGTGCATGCACCCGACGTCGGGGGCGTCGTTGAAGAGACGCGCCTCGACACGCCGTATTGGCAGGGTATGGCGTGGTGGCCGGTCCGCAGGCCGGCGTGA
- a CDS encoding relaxase/mobilization nuclease domain-containing protein, which produces MIPNIVTGGDTGGLMCYLVGPGRANEHENPHVIAGSRDIVRKWGDWETISVSQAGEIATRLDAYMHETGTFPTGKVRRFNPATGAVEWNGEIEANHVWHCSLSLSPEEAALGDEIWGRIASDFMDTMGFTGSDGKAPCRWVAIHHGSAKNGGDHIHIAANVVREDGTKWSPWYDQRRAQKACNMLEHRYGLLVVESREHGRGSRCDSAAAQNAAKRAGASRTDRAVLEERLRAAATAAASEADFVRRARRLGVRLHPRFARGRTDIVVGYSAALRTEDGQQTRWWGGGRIARDLTLTQLRTRWADTPTSALEAVEAWKGHYPKKKPYDGPLWEDRIRALEHFRVHLEQLSPTDRVGIANASADIAGLLHTQAITARTSGGRDMLERAAVQVGRCAQLKTRPADKRLVDVGARMASDLALSIAATSSPHMAAVALAHATVDLVQVIADLHEAAGQAATAAAIERDAQAMFDRVNTYPRFDVDALTSAYERLERTSVPAQREAVPPPPPPPAPREDSAIARNAQALADASADGALHRVRTVLDAAGIPLASSQPRDAGPGIPRDVLGGQPRTFKPAAISTDEAQRLAAEAAQRAQHHKDNGPTR; this is translated from the coding sequence ATGATTCCTAACATCGTCACTGGCGGCGACACCGGCGGGCTCATGTGCTACTTGGTGGGACCGGGGCGCGCCAATGAGCACGAGAATCCGCACGTGATCGCGGGCTCGCGTGACATCGTGCGCAAGTGGGGTGACTGGGAGACGATCAGTGTCTCGCAGGCCGGCGAGATCGCGACGCGCCTTGACGCGTATATGCACGAGACAGGTACCTTCCCCACAGGCAAGGTGCGCCGCTTCAACCCGGCCACCGGAGCGGTGGAGTGGAATGGAGAGATCGAGGCCAACCATGTCTGGCATTGCTCCCTCTCCCTGTCGCCAGAGGAAGCGGCTCTCGGGGACGAGATCTGGGGACGGATCGCCTCGGACTTCATGGACACGATGGGCTTCACGGGGTCAGACGGGAAGGCACCGTGCCGGTGGGTCGCGATCCATCACGGGAGTGCGAAAAACGGCGGCGACCACATTCACATCGCGGCGAACGTTGTGCGTGAGGATGGCACGAAGTGGAGTCCGTGGTACGACCAGCGGCGAGCTCAGAAGGCATGCAACATGCTCGAGCACCGATACGGACTCCTCGTCGTGGAGTCACGCGAGCATGGTCGCGGCTCACGGTGCGACAGCGCGGCCGCGCAGAACGCCGCGAAGCGCGCAGGGGCGTCGCGCACAGATCGCGCTGTCCTCGAGGAACGTTTGCGCGCAGCCGCGACGGCCGCAGCGAGTGAAGCTGATTTCGTGCGGCGAGCACGACGCCTCGGGGTGCGTCTGCACCCCAGGTTCGCGCGCGGCCGCACTGACATTGTGGTCGGATATTCCGCTGCGCTACGCACCGAGGACGGACAGCAGACACGCTGGTGGGGCGGCGGGCGGATTGCCCGCGACCTGACATTGACTCAACTGCGCACACGGTGGGCAGACACCCCGACGAGCGCCCTTGAGGCTGTGGAAGCATGGAAAGGCCACTACCCAAAGAAGAAGCCTTACGATGGGCCGCTGTGGGAGGACCGGATCCGCGCCCTCGAGCACTTCCGTGTGCACCTCGAGCAGTTGTCCCCCACGGATCGCGTGGGGATCGCAAACGCTTCCGCCGACATCGCGGGACTCCTGCACACCCAGGCGATTACGGCTCGCACGTCGGGCGGGCGGGACATGCTCGAGCGCGCCGCCGTCCAGGTGGGCAGGTGCGCGCAGCTCAAAACACGGCCGGCCGACAAGCGCCTGGTCGACGTGGGCGCACGCATGGCCTCAGATCTGGCACTGTCGATCGCCGCCACGTCAAGCCCCCACATGGCGGCCGTCGCTCTCGCACACGCGACCGTCGATCTCGTACAGGTGATCGCGGATCTGCATGAGGCTGCAGGCCAGGCGGCAACCGCCGCAGCGATTGAGCGCGACGCCCAGGCGATGTTTGATCGCGTGAACACCTACCCACGGTTCGACGTCGACGCTCTCACGTCAGCTTATGAGCGTCTTGAGCGCACCTCCGTGCCCGCACAGCGCGAGGCTGTACCGCCTCCTCCCCCGCCGCCGGCACCCAGGGAGGACAGCGCGATCGCCCGCAACGCCCAGGCCCTCGCCGACGCGTCGGCTGATGGTGCTCTTCACCGTGTCCGCACGGTACTAGACGCGGCCGGCATACCGCTCGCGTCTTCTCAGCCTCGAGATGCTGGGCCGGGTATTCCGCGCGACGTTCTGGGTGGCCAGCCGCGCACGTTCAAGCCCGCGGCGATAAGCACGGATGAGGCCCAGCGGCTCGCAGCCGAGGCCGCCCAGCGGGCACAACACCACAAGGACAACGGCCCAACCAGGTAA
- a CDS encoding type IV secretory system conjugative DNA transfer family protein → MSDSGRGIWLLLITLGVGGACLYGARALYTWWTGIPLPTNLLDLTTGMIRGQQPRAVAVLALLILLTGVACLVGIARWRHRGPRRRKRGDQVARKAAARREVAVLGERAVVSQASRLGVVADSPGLPIGRMVRGNAWLFSSWEFVCLMIAGPRTGKTTAWLVPRILVAPGAVLATSNKRDIVDITREQRSQSGKTWVFDPQGIAGEDQSWWWNILAGVKTPVDAISLAEVFIDSQRDPGATKDAYFDGASKDLVAALVLAAALGGRDIRMVHEWLTRPLDDEPVRILELAGQMMTAQSLRGMMNLPAETRGGVYGGASQTMSFLLNDEALRWVLPPTVKDGESDMMEFHPNDFVASTDTLFCLSQEGRGSASPIVTALTVAVIEGALEHAKTQTGGRLALPLFVALDEAANVCRWRELPDLYSHFGSRGIVVDTLLQSWSQGVSVWGEPGMNKLWSAANVKAYGGGVSEDKFLQSLSTLIGVEYVDQVQTSSSRQGTSRSVSVGAAQRPIAPVSELMAMPPNRAWVFASGAPAVYVRTVPYWETKKRD, encoded by the coding sequence ATGAGTGATAGCGGACGAGGCATCTGGCTCCTTCTCATCACACTCGGGGTCGGTGGAGCATGCCTGTACGGCGCGCGCGCCCTGTACACCTGGTGGACAGGGATACCCCTGCCCACGAACCTCCTGGACTTGACGACCGGGATGATCCGGGGCCAGCAGCCGCGCGCGGTCGCCGTTCTCGCTCTCCTCATTCTCCTGACCGGCGTCGCGTGCCTGGTCGGTATCGCCAGGTGGCGGCACCGCGGTCCGCGTCGACGCAAGCGCGGAGATCAAGTCGCTCGCAAGGCTGCCGCACGGCGTGAGGTGGCCGTTCTGGGGGAGCGGGCGGTGGTATCGCAGGCATCCCGGCTGGGTGTCGTGGCCGATTCTCCTGGTTTGCCGATCGGGCGTATGGTGCGAGGAAACGCGTGGTTGTTTTCGTCCTGGGAGTTCGTGTGCCTGATGATTGCAGGCCCGAGGACAGGTAAAACCACCGCGTGGCTGGTCCCGCGGATTCTCGTAGCGCCCGGCGCAGTCCTCGCGACCTCGAACAAACGTGACATCGTTGATATCACTCGAGAACAGCGTTCTCAGAGTGGGAAGACGTGGGTTTTTGACCCGCAGGGGATTGCGGGGGAAGACCAATCGTGGTGGTGGAACATCCTGGCGGGGGTGAAGACCCCCGTTGACGCCATTTCGCTAGCGGAAGTCTTCATCGATTCTCAGCGCGATCCAGGTGCCACCAAGGATGCGTACTTCGATGGGGCATCGAAAGACCTGGTTGCTGCGCTTGTATTGGCAGCCGCCCTCGGTGGCCGAGACATTCGGATGGTGCATGAGTGGCTGACGCGGCCTCTCGATGATGAGCCGGTGCGGATCTTGGAGCTCGCCGGGCAGATGATGACCGCACAGTCGCTGCGCGGGATGATGAACCTGCCGGCAGAAACCCGAGGCGGCGTGTACGGCGGCGCCTCCCAAACGATGTCATTCCTACTCAACGATGAGGCGCTGCGCTGGGTCCTGCCCCCGACAGTGAAGGACGGCGAGAGCGACATGATGGAGTTTCACCCCAACGACTTTGTGGCATCAACCGATACGCTGTTTTGCCTGTCGCAGGAGGGCCGCGGCAGCGCGTCCCCGATCGTGACGGCACTGACTGTCGCGGTCATTGAGGGTGCCCTCGAGCACGCAAAAACCCAGACCGGTGGCAGGCTCGCTCTACCGCTCTTTGTCGCCCTCGATGAGGCGGCAAACGTGTGCCGGTGGAGGGAGTTGCCTGATCTCTATAGCCATTTTGGTTCTCGGGGCATCGTCGTCGACACGCTCCTACAGTCCTGGAGCCAGGGCGTGAGTGTCTGGGGCGAACCGGGCATGAACAAACTCTGGAGCGCCGCCAACGTCAAGGCGTATGGCGGCGGCGTCTCAGAGGACAAATTCCTACAATCCCTGTCGACGCTGATTGGCGTGGAGTACGTCGACCAGGTCCAAACATCCTCAAGTCGGCAGGGGACCTCCCGGAGCGTTTCCGTGGGGGCCGCGCAGCGCCCAATCGCCCCAGTGTCGGAGCTCATGGCCATGCCACCCAACCGCGCGTGGGTGTTTGCCTCGGGAGCCCCCGCTGTTTACGTGCGCACAGTGCCCTACTGGGAAACCAAGAAACGAGATTAG
- the mobC gene encoding plasmid mobilization relaxosome protein MobC, whose product MRSEAVSHSRTARRARRSVRGVQRSRFLVSLTASERALIEEGARLRGVSMSRFVVEAALHPVTASDGVAGAAHVEELIELLRVYRRQLEGAMTNLNQIAHHANTVHEVPEDFASVVSSVADTIEDINARLDGVRR is encoded by the coding sequence ATGCGTAGTGAAGCGGTGTCGCATTCTCGGACGGCTCGCCGGGCGCGGCGGTCAGTGCGTGGGGTTCAGCGGTCTCGGTTTCTTGTGTCGTTGACGGCGTCGGAGCGTGCTCTCATTGAGGAGGGTGCTCGTCTTCGTGGCGTGTCGATGTCGCGGTTTGTGGTGGAGGCAGCGCTTCACCCGGTGACTGCCTCGGATGGGGTTGCTGGGGCAGCTCATGTGGAAGAGTTGATTGAGTTGCTTCGTGTCTATCGGCGTCAGCTTGAGGGCGCGATGACGAATCTGAATCAGATCGCGCATCATGCGAACACGGTGCACGAGGTTCCTGAGGATTTTGCGTCTGTCGTGTCGAGCGTGGCAGATACGATCGAAGACATCAACGCTCGCCTCGATGGGGTTCGGCGATGA
- a CDS encoding Fic/DOC family protein, whose translation MSEDPSWDEYFIPGTQVLRNKFTGGGELPYGVDSERALRALEEHWASLRLIELRDNPILGLFDYDHMKAIHQHIFQDVYEWAGVERTTPMLGPLVKYGPDVSGFPDYDPTDRSVPHEYHRAGPELRRAAEREYDAIRHTDYLRGLDIDDFVDALAQRWAAINQIHSFREGNTRSQFVFFSELAHHAGYYVDADAFAPVSQAQILAGVTNPLRDGLVAARFYYQDRHDAGPMAEVLSYAVRPLTKAEEARRPIVPVEARRARAVTSAAFPVGVVSPGRAPVGGVDKLPARPYTPGQHDGYTR comes from the coding sequence ATGAGTGAGGATCCGAGTTGGGATGAGTATTTCATCCCGGGAACCCAGGTACTGCGCAACAAGTTCACCGGCGGCGGCGAGTTGCCATACGGGGTTGATTCTGAACGCGCGTTGCGAGCGTTGGAGGAACACTGGGCGAGCTTGCGCCTTATTGAGCTCCGAGACAATCCGATCCTGGGGTTGTTTGATTACGACCACATGAAGGCCATTCACCAGCATATCTTCCAGGACGTTTACGAGTGGGCAGGCGTTGAGCGCACGACCCCGATGCTGGGTCCCTTAGTCAAGTATGGACCCGATGTGTCCGGATTCCCCGATTACGATCCAACGGATCGCTCCGTTCCACATGAGTACCACCGTGCCGGTCCTGAGCTGAGGCGAGCGGCCGAGCGCGAGTACGACGCAATTCGTCATACCGACTACCTGCGCGGCCTGGACATCGATGATTTCGTCGACGCGCTAGCGCAACGATGGGCCGCCATCAACCAGATTCATTCGTTTCGCGAGGGCAACACACGCAGCCAGTTCGTGTTCTTCTCAGAGCTCGCTCATCATGCAGGCTATTACGTGGATGCCGATGCCTTCGCTCCTGTGTCCCAGGCACAGATCCTCGCAGGAGTGACCAACCCGCTGCGCGATGGGCTGGTGGCTGCGCGCTTCTACTACCAGGACCGCCATGATGCTGGTCCTATGGCAGAGGTGTTGTCCTACGCGGTTCGTCCCCTCACCAAGGCGGAGGAGGCGCGTCGGCCGATTGTGCCCGTTGAGGCGCGCAGAGCTCGTGCCGTTACGTCGGCCGCGTTTCCGGTCGGGGTGGTATCACCTGGCCGCGCACCTGTTGGGGGTGTGGATAAACTGCCCGCACGGCCGTATACGCCGGGGCAGCATGACGGGTACACGCGTTGA